CAGCTGTGCTTGCAGCTTGCGCAGCGCACAGTGCGCCCTTCGGCGCCGATCGCGCTGTCCGGCACCAGATATCGGGTGCGACATTGGCTACATTCGAGAATCATGGGCCCGCCGTTACTTGCACTCCGGCCGCCGCCCCGTGGCCGTGGAACGATTCTAGCCCCCATCCACGGGTTCAGGCAAGTGTTACAATATGGGGTAAATGCCTGCGTTGCGCGGCGGCGGTGGCTGTGCGATGGCAGGCGCTCGGGCAAGTGTGGAGCGGCCGGGCGCCTGAAATGGCCAATATCGTGCAATTCGAGAATGTCGGACTGCGTTATGGCACCGGCCCGGAAACGCTTTCCGACATCAGCTTCACGCTGCGGTCGGGCGCGTTTTATTTCGTTACCGGCGCGTCGGGCGCGGGCAAGACGAGCCTTCTCAAGCTGTTATACCTCAACCAGCGCCCCACGCGCGGTGTCGTGCGCTTGTTCGGCGAAGATACGGTAACGCTGCCGCGCAAGCGGCTGCCCGGCTTTCGGCGCCGGATCGGCGTGGTGTTTCAGGATTTCCGGCTCGTCCCGCACCTGTCGAGCTATGACAATATCGCGCTGCCGCTTCGCGTCGCGGGGATTCCCGAAAACGATATCGAAGCGCCGGTGCGCGAAATGCTCGCCTGGGTGGGGCTTACCGATCGCGGCAAGGCCAAGCCGCTGACGCTTTCCGGGGGCGAGCAGCAGCGCGTCGCCATCGCGCGCGCCGTGATCGGGCGCCCCGAAATCCTGGTCGCCGACGAACCGACCGGCAATGTCGATCCCGACATGGCCGAACGGCTGCTGCACCTGTTCGATTCGCTCAATCGCCTCGGCACCACCGTGGTCGTCGCGACGCATGACTTCCATCTGCTCAACCGGATTCCGACCGCGCACATGATGCGCCTCGACAAGGGGCGGATTCACGACCCGACCGGCGCGCTGCGCCATCCGGCGGGGTCGAACGAATGAAGTTCAGCATCAATCCAGCCGGGCCCGAACGCCGCCTGCTCGATCGCAGCCGCCGGACGCGCGCGATGAGCTGGATCATGGCGATCATGCTGTTCCTGACCGTGCTGGCCGGCGCGCTGGGGCTGGGCATGTTCGCCGCGCGCGGATCGCTCGACCGCCAGCTTGCCGGGCGTCTGACGGTGCAGATCGTCGAGCCCGACGAAGCTGCGCGCGACCGCGACACCCGCGCGATGGCCGATGCGTTCCGCAAGCTTCCCGCGGTCAAGCGCGTCGAAGTGGTCGATCGCGAGCGGCTGGCCGAACTGGTCCGCCCCTGGCTCGGCGATGCGGGGCTCGACCCCGATCTGCCGATGCCCGCGATGATCGATGTCGATCTGTCCGACGCGAGCGACGCGGCGGTCTCGCGCGTCGAAAGCGCCGCACGCGAAATCTATGCCGAAGCCCGCGTCGATCGCCACGCGCAATGGCTATCGCCGATCCGCGGGTTCATGACGACGCTGAGCTGGCTGGCGATCGGGCTCGTCCTGCTGATGGCGAGCGCGACGGCGGCGGTGGTGCTGCTCGTCGCGCGATCGGGGCTCGACACGCATCGCGACACGATCGAAGTGCTCCATATGCTGGGCGCCACCGATCTGCAGGTCGCGCGCCTGTTTCAACGGCGCATCGCGTTCGACACGTTGCTCGGCGGACTGGTCGGCACCGGGCTGGCGATGGCGCTTGTCGCCTTTCTCCAGTCGCGGCTCGGCATGCTCGGTTCGGAAATGCTCAGCGGCGTGGCGCTGCATCAGCGCGACTGGTTCCTGCTGCTGATCCTGCCGATCCTCTTTGCGCTGATGGCGACCTTTGCCGCCCGCGTCGCGGTGCTCGGCGCCCTGCGGCGGATCCTGTGATCTGGCGCGGCGCGGCGCTGGCCGTTCTTTTCTGGGTGCTGGGCTTCGCGGTCTTCATGATGTCGCTCGGCCAGCCGCTCGAAGCGCGCACCACCGATGCCATCGTGGTGCTCACCGGCGGGCCGGGGCGGATCGATCGCGGCATCGCGCTGCTCGAGGAAAAGGCCGCCCGGCGCATGCTGATCAGCGGCGTAGACCCCGATGTCCGCCCGGGCGAGCTCGCCGCCGAATATCAGGCCGATCGCGCACTGTTCGATTGCTGCATCGATCTGGGCCAGGAAGCAGTCGACACCCGGTCCAACGCCGACGAGGCCGCGGCATGGGTGCGCGGCCACGGCTATGCCTCGGTACGGCTGGTGACATCCGACTGGCACATGCCGCGCGCGCATCTCGAACTGGCGCATGCGCTGGGCAACGACATCGAGCTGCTCGGCGATCCGGTACCCACGCGGCCGCGGCTTCGCACGCTGTTCGCCGAATATCACAAATATCTGATCCGCCGCGCCGCGCTGCTCATCAGATTCGACTGAGCGGGAACGGGAATGAACCATCTTCGCACGCTGATCTTCCAGATCTTCTTTTTCGGCATTTCGGTGCCGATGGTGCTGCTCGCGCCGCCGGTCGCGCTGCTCGGTCCGCGGCCGCTGCGCCGGTACGGCAATGCCTGGCTCAACATGCTGCGCTGGTCGGCTCGGCATATCGCGGGAATCAGGACGCAAATCGAAGGGACGGTCCCCAAAGGGCCGGTATTGTTCGCCGCCAAGCACCAGTCGATCTTCGAACCGCTCGAACTCGCCCGGCTGATCGATGCCCCCGCAGTGGTGATGAAGAAGGAGCTGACGCGGATTCCCATCTGGGGCTGGTGCGCGCGCCGCTATGGCGTCATCGCAGTCGACCGCAAGGCCTCGGCTTCGGCGCTGCGCGGTATGATGCGCGAGGCGCAGGAAGCGCTCAAGGGCGGCCGATCGGTGATGATTTTCCCCGAAGGCACTCGCGTCGCGCCGGGCGAGTCTCCGCGCCTGCAATCGGGCTTTGCCGGGCTTTATCGCATGCTCAACCTGCCGGTGGTGCCGGTGGCGGTGGAAAGCGGCCATGTCTGGCCCAAAAAGGGGCCGATGCGTCCGGGCACCGTCACGCTGCGCTTCGGCGAACCGATCGCGCCCGGCCTGCCCCGGCCCGAGATCGAGGCACGGGTGCATGCCGAGATCAACGCGCTGGAAACCGAAGCGGCGGACGCCCGCCTGCCCTGAACCGGGCCGCAGCGCCGGCTATTCGTCGTGCGAGCGCCCGAAATCGGGGCGCGCATCGTCCTGCCCCTCTTCGAGGATGCTCCGCCGGATCGCGCGGGTGCGCGTGAACAGATCGAACAATTCGTCGCCCTTGCCCCAGCGGATCGCGCGCTGCAGCGCCGACAGATCCTCCGAAAAGCGCTGAAGCATGTCGAGCACAGCTTCCTTGTTCGAAAGGAACACGTCGCGCCACATCGTCGGATCGGACGCGGCGATGCGGGTGAAATCGCGAAAGCCGCCCGCCGAATATTTGATCACTTCGCTGCGCGTCACTTCCTCGAGATCGGACGCGGTGCCGACGATGGTATAGGCGATGAGATGCGGCAGATGGCTGGTCACCGCGAGCACGCGATCGTGATGGTCGGGCGCCATCATCTCGACTTCGGCGCCCAGCGCGCGCCAGAATTCGCAAACCCGCTCCACCGCGAGCGAATCGGCGCCTTCGGGCGGCGTGACGATGCACCAGCGATTCTGGAAGAGCGTGGCGAAGCCCGCCTCCGGCCCGCTATTCTCGGTGCCCGCCACCGGATGCGCGGGAATCACCTTCGCGCCGGGAAGCGCCGCCATCAGTTCGGCAGCGACGCTTTCCTTGCACGATCCGACATCGCTTACCACTGCGTCGGCGGGCAGATCGGCCGCGATTTCCGCCGCAGCCGCGCCCATCGCGCCCACCGGCACGCAGAAGATGACGAAATCGGCATCGGTCACCGCCGCGCCCGCGCTGTCGGCGATATCGCCGCACAGTCCGATCGCCTGAGCCGTCGCGCGCACGTCCGGGTTCGCATCATAACCGGTCACCACGACATCGGGCATATATTTGCCCACCGCCCGCGCGATCGACGATCCGATCAGGCCCAGGCCGATGATGGTGACTCGCGAAAAGCCTGTCCCGAGCGAAGTCGAGGGAGGAAGCATCAGCCGCCCACGATCTCGCGCAATGCATCGGCGATGCCGCGCATGTCTTCCTCGGTGCCGATGGTGATACGCAGCCCGTTGGGCAGCCCCTGTCCGGGCAGCCAGCGGACGATATAGCCGCGCTCCATCAGCGCGTGATACGCCATCTCGGCGGTCACACGGCCTTCGAACAGCACCAGCGAGAAATTGGCCTTGGACGGCACTGCGCGCAGCCCGGCATTGCCCATGCCCGCGATCTGGTCCTCGAACCAGGCGCGCCAAGTCGTATTATGCTCGCGGCTTGCGACCACGAAATCCTGCGAATCGAGCGCGGCGATCGCGGCGCTCTGCCCGGCGGTCGTGACATTGAACGGCGCGCGGATGCGATGCAGCGCGTCGATGATCGGCGCCGAGGCATAGCCCCAGCCGATGCGTTCGGCGGCGAGCCCGTAGATCTTCGAGAAAGTGCGCGTCACCAGCACATTGGGCGCGTCGATGGCGAGCTCCATCCCGCCATCGTCCTCGCCGGCGTCGAGATATTCGGCATAGGCCTGATCGAGCACCAGCAACACGTCGCTCGGCAGTCCGGCGTGGAGCCGCATGACATCGGCGTGCGGCATGAAGGTGCCGGTGGGATTGTTGGGATTGGCGACGAACACCACGCGCGTCTTTTCGGTGACGCAGGCGAGCAGCGCGTCGATGTCGGTCGCATGGTCCTTGTCGGGCGCGATCACCGGCGTCGCGCCGACGCGCCGCGCGGCGATATCATAGACGGCGAAACCGTAGCGGACATACAGAATCTCGTCGCCCGGCCCGGCATAGGCGCCGGCGGCCAGATGCAGGATCTCGTCCGATCCGGTGCCGTAGATCACACGGGCGGGATCGAGACCGTAGTGCGCGGCGATCTTTTCGCGCAGTTCGGCCGCCGCCGCATCGGGGTAGCGTTCGAGGCTGCGATGCGCCGTTTCGAACGCTTCGCGCGCCGCCTGCGGCGTGCCCAGCGGATTTTCGTTCGACGATAGCTTGGTCACCTTGGCCGCGCCGTCGACCGTCGAACGGCCGGGCACGTAAGGCGCGATGCCCATGATCCAGGGCTTGGGTTGCGGTGCAGTCATGCGCGGCGGCTTGGCCGAACGCTTACCGGATAGCAAGGTCCCGGCGTTATTGCGCCGCTTCGAGGGGATCGAGAGGGGCAATGCGAGGGACGACAACCATCTGGCGCGCGCTGGCGCAAGCGCGGCGCGACCGGCTATCCGAATCGGGCGAAGCCGCACCCATATCCGAATCGCCGGCGGCAACGCGCCGCGCACTGCTGGCGGGCATCGCCGCGACCGGCGCGATCGGCACGGCAGGCGCGCTGGCGGCGCTGCCCCGCGGCGGCCCGGCCTTTACCGGCGGGCGAGTCGCGATCGTCGGCGGCGGCATGGCGGGGCTTTCGGCGCTCCACCGGCTGACAGGCGAAGGGATCGACGCGCGGCTGTACGAAGCATCGCGCAGGATCGGCGGGCGTATCCATACCCAACGCGGCGAAGGCGGCGATCCGACGTTCGAAGTCGGCGGACAGCTGGTCAATACCGATCATGGCGACATGCACGCGCTGCTGCGCGAATTCGGCATCGCGCTGATTGATCGCAAGGCTGGCACGCACAAGACGCTGGTGATCGCGAACGGCAAGCCGCTGTCGCAGGACAGGCTGGTCGCGGGGCTGGGCCCGATCGCGGCGCAGATCGGCGCCGACGCCGATCGGCTCGATGCCGATTATGCCGGCCAGGCGCCACGGATCGACCGGCTTTCGATCGCGCAGTATCTGGATCTGCATGCCGATCTGATGCCCGAACCCTGGGTCCGCCGCCTGCTCGAAGCGACCAGCCGTTCCGAATATGGCGCAGAGCCCGAAGCCGCTTCCGCACTCGGCCTTGTCTTCAACCTGCCCACGGTCGAGGGGCGCCGCGTCGACGTGCTGGGCGGCGCGGACGAACGCTATCTGATCGAAGGGGGCAGCGACACACTGCCCCGCGCGCTGGCGGCGCGCCACGCCAACCGAATCGAGACCGGGCGGCGGCTCGTGCGGATCGAACGCGATGGCGGCGCGATGCGGCTGCGTTTCGCCGACGGCGACAGCGCCCGCGCCGACCGCGTGATCGTCGCGCTGCCCGCCGGGATCGCCGGCCGCATCGCCTATGACGTGCCGATACCGCCGATATGGCACCGCTTTCACAAGGAAATCGCGCTCGGCACCAACGAAAAGGTGCAAGTGGCCACCACCGCCCGTCCCGGCGCGCAGGCGTGCGGAACCGGCGGCGAAGTGTGGCAGACCGATGCCGGCGGCGGCTGGTCGCAAGGCTGGGACGGCTCGGTGCATGGCGCCAGCGGTGTCTCGCCGGTATGGACCTGGTATCTGGGCGGCGACGAAGCGCTGGCGCGGACCAAGCCGCCGCGTGATCAGGCCGCGTCCTTTGCCGGCGCCGTTGCGCGATCGATGCCCGAACTGTCGCCCGGATCGCGCGTCGTCCGCCGTACCGCCTGGCACCGCGACCCGCTGATCGGCGGCGGCTATGTCAATTACGCGCCGGGCGTGCTCACCCGCTATGCCAAGCTGCTGTGGATCGAAGGCGCCGGGCACTCGCGCGTGGACAGCGGGCGTATCCAGTTCGCCGGCGAGCATCTGTCGGACGCCTTTCCTGGCTATATGAACGGCGCGGCGCAGACCGGGCGGATGGCGGCAGAGGCGCTGATCGGCGAAGGGCGCGCGGCGGCGGCCTGATACGCGCCGCTTGAACGGCGCGGCGCGCGGGCCTAACGACACCCGCCTATGTCCGAAGACACGCGTTTTGGCCTCGGCCGCACCGTGACGCTGCCGGGGCCGCTGCGGCTCGACGGCGGCGGCTCGCTCGCGCCCGTCGAAATCGCCTATGAAACCTATGGCACGCTCGCCCCCGATGCGAGCAACGCGATCCTCGTCTGCCATGCGCTGACCGGCGACCAGCATGTCGCTTCGGAGCATCCGCGCACCGGCAAACCGGGCTGGTGGACGCGGATGGTCGGGCCGGGCAAGCCGATCGACACCGATCGCTTCTGCGTCATCTGCACCAATGTCCTCGGCAGCTGCATGGGATCCTCGGGCCCGGCGAGCCGGAACCCGGCGACGGGAACGCCCTATGCGATGGCATTCCCTGTCATCACCATCCGCGACATGGTGCGCGCGCAGGCGATGCTGCTCGACCATCTCGGTATCGAACGGCTGTTCGCGATCGTCGGCGGATCGATGGGCGGGATGCAGGCGCTCAGCTGGACCGCGACCTATCCCGATCGCGTCGCCGCGGCGGTCGTGATCGCTTCGACCGCACGGCATTCGGCGCAGAATATCGCGTTCCACGAAGTCGGACGTCAGGCGATCATGGCCGATCCCGACTGGCGCGACGGCAATTACTATGCCGCCGACACCACGCCGAGCGCGGGCCTCGCCGTCGCGCGGATGGCCGCGCATATCACCTATCTCTCCGAAGCAGGGCTGACCGAGAAATTCGGCCGCAAGCTGCAGGGGCGCGAAGCCAAGACCTTCGGCTTCGACGCAGATTTCCAGGTGGAAAGCTATCTGCGCTATCAGGGGCTGAGCTTCACCGACCGGTTCGACGCGAACAGCTATCTCTACATCACCCGCGCGATGGACTATTTCGACCTCGCCGAGGAACATGGCGGCATGCTCGCCAATGCCTTTCGCAGTTCGCGGGCGCGATTCTGCGTGGTGAGCTTCGATACCGACTGGCTCTATCCGACGGCCGAATCGCGCGCCGTCGTCCGCGCGCTCAACGCCGCCGCCGCGCCGGCGAGCTTCGTCGAGCTGAGCTCGCCCTTCGGCCATGACGCCTTCCTGCTCGAAAATGCCGAGCTGGCGCGCCTCGTCGACGGGTTTCTGCGCGCGGGAGATGGCAAGTGACCGCTCTGCGCCCCGATCTCGCGATCATCGCCGACAATGTCGCGCCAGGCAGTCGCGTGCTCGATGTCGGCTGCGGCGACGGCGCGCTGATGGCGGCGTTACGCGACGAACGGCAATGCGATGCACGCGGGCTCGAGCTCGACGGGCATAACGTCGCCGCGGCGATGGCGCGCGGCCTTTCGGTGGTGCAGGGCGATGCCGATACCGATCTTGCCGACTATCCCGACAGCGCGTTCGATTACGCGATCCTCAGCCAGACGCTGCAGACGACGCGGCGTCCCGACATCGTTCTCGAAAACCTGCTGCGAATCGGGCGGCAGGCCTTCGTGTCCTTCCCCAATTTCGCGCATTGGCGGATGCGCGCTGCGCTGGTGACACACGGACGGATGCCGATCACGCGGCAATTGCCGCTCGCCTGGTATGATACGCCCAACATCCACCACCTCTCGATCGACGATTTCCGCGATTTCGTGAACGCGCGCGGGATCGCTGTCGAAGGATGCTGGTTTCTTGCCGGAGAGAAGCGCCGCGGATCCGGCTGGGCCAATCTGCTTGCCCAGCACGCGGTGTTCCTGCTGCGAAGATAAGGGACCGGTCATGAGCGAACGTCATATCACCGCGCTGCACGGCGCCTATCGCGACGATATCGGCGACCTGGTGACGCGCCGCCCAGTGCCCGGGCCGCAGATCGACCGAATCGGCGCCTTTCTGTTTCTCAATCATCACGGCCCGCAAACCTATCCGCCGGGCAATGGCGGCCTGCCTTTCGGGCCGCATCCGCATCGCGGTTTCGAAACCGTCACCTTCAT
This genomic interval from Sphingosinithalassobacter tenebrarum contains the following:
- a CDS encoding prephenate/arogenate dehydrogenase family protein; this encodes MLPPSTSLGTGFSRVTIIGLGLIGSSIARAVGKYMPDVVVTGYDANPDVRATAQAIGLCGDIADSAGAAVTDADFVIFCVPVGAMGAAAAEIAADLPADAVVSDVGSCKESVAAELMAALPGAKVIPAHPVAGTENSGPEAGFATLFQNRWCIVTPPEGADSLAVERVCEFWRALGAEVEMMAPDHHDRVLAVTSHLPHLIAYTIVGTASDLEEVTRSEVIKYSAGGFRDFTRIAASDPTMWRDVFLSNKEAVLDMLQRFSEDLSALQRAIRWGKGDELFDLFTRTRAIRRSILEEGQDDARPDFGRSHDE
- a CDS encoding YdcF family protein, translated to MIWRGAALAVLFWVLGFAVFMMSLGQPLEARTTDAIVVLTGGPGRIDRGIALLEEKAARRMLISGVDPDVRPGELAAEYQADRALFDCCIDLGQEAVDTRSNADEAAAWVRGHGYASVRLVTSDWHMPRAHLELAHALGNDIELLGDPVPTRPRLRTLFAEYHKYLIRRAALLIRFD
- a CDS encoding lysophospholipid acyltransferase family protein yields the protein MNHLRTLIFQIFFFGISVPMVLLAPPVALLGPRPLRRYGNAWLNMLRWSARHIAGIRTQIEGTVPKGPVLFAAKHQSIFEPLELARLIDAPAVVMKKELTRIPIWGWCARRYGVIAVDRKASASALRGMMREAQEALKGGRSVMIFPEGTRVAPGESPRLQSGFAGLYRMLNLPVVPVAVESGHVWPKKGPMRPGTVTLRFGEPIAPGLPRPEIEARVHAEINALETEAADARLP
- the ftsE gene encoding cell division ATP-binding protein FtsE; its protein translation is MANIVQFENVGLRYGTGPETLSDISFTLRSGAFYFVTGASGAGKTSLLKLLYLNQRPTRGVVRLFGEDTVTLPRKRLPGFRRRIGVVFQDFRLVPHLSSYDNIALPLRVAGIPENDIEAPVREMLAWVGLTDRGKAKPLTLSGGEQQRVAIARAVIGRPEILVADEPTGNVDPDMAERLLHLFDSLNRLGTTVVVATHDFHLLNRIPTAHMMRLDKGRIHDPTGALRHPAGSNE
- the metW gene encoding methionine biosynthesis protein MetW, whose product is MTALRPDLAIIADNVAPGSRVLDVGCGDGALMAALRDERQCDARGLELDGHNVAAAMARGLSVVQGDADTDLADYPDSAFDYAILSQTLQTTRRPDIVLENLLRIGRQAFVSFPNFAHWRMRAALVTHGRMPITRQLPLAWYDTPNIHHLSIDDFRDFVNARGIAVEGCWFLAGEKRRGSGWANLLAQHAVFLLRR
- the metX gene encoding homoserine O-acetyltransferase MetX: MSEDTRFGLGRTVTLPGPLRLDGGGSLAPVEIAYETYGTLAPDASNAILVCHALTGDQHVASEHPRTGKPGWWTRMVGPGKPIDTDRFCVICTNVLGSCMGSSGPASRNPATGTPYAMAFPVITIRDMVRAQAMLLDHLGIERLFAIVGGSMGGMQALSWTATYPDRVAAAVVIASTARHSAQNIAFHEVGRQAIMADPDWRDGNYYAADTTPSAGLAVARMAAHITYLSEAGLTEKFGRKLQGREAKTFGFDADFQVESYLRYQGLSFTDRFDANSYLYITRAMDYFDLAEEHGGMLANAFRSSRARFCVVSFDTDWLYPTAESRAVVRALNAAAAPASFVELSSPFGHDAFLLENAELARLVDGFLRAGDGK
- a CDS encoding cell division protein FtsX; protein product: MKFSINPAGPERRLLDRSRRTRAMSWIMAIMLFLTVLAGALGLGMFAARGSLDRQLAGRLTVQIVEPDEAARDRDTRAMADAFRKLPAVKRVEVVDRERLAELVRPWLGDAGLDPDLPMPAMIDVDLSDASDAAVSRVESAAREIYAEARVDRHAQWLSPIRGFMTTLSWLAIGLVLLMASATAAVVLLVARSGLDTHRDTIEVLHMLGATDLQVARLFQRRIAFDTLLGGLVGTGLAMALVAFLQSRLGMLGSEMLSGVALHQRDWFLLLILPILFALMATFAARVAVLGALRRIL
- the hisC gene encoding histidinol-phosphate transaminase is translated as MTAPQPKPWIMGIAPYVPGRSTVDGAAKVTKLSSNENPLGTPQAAREAFETAHRSLERYPDAAAAELREKIAAHYGLDPARVIYGTGSDEILHLAAGAYAGPGDEILYVRYGFAVYDIAARRVGATPVIAPDKDHATDIDALLACVTEKTRVVFVANPNNPTGTFMPHADVMRLHAGLPSDVLLVLDQAYAEYLDAGEDDGGMELAIDAPNVLVTRTFSKIYGLAAERIGWGYASAPIIDALHRIRAPFNVTTAGQSAAIAALDSQDFVVASREHNTTWRAWFEDQIAGMGNAGLRAVPSKANFSLVLFEGRVTAEMAYHALMERGYIVRWLPGQGLPNGLRITIGTEEDMRGIADALREIVGG
- a CDS encoding flavin monoamine oxidase family protein; this encodes MRGTTTIWRALAQARRDRLSESGEAAPISESPAATRRALLAGIAATGAIGTAGALAALPRGGPAFTGGRVAIVGGGMAGLSALHRLTGEGIDARLYEASRRIGGRIHTQRGEGGDPTFEVGGQLVNTDHGDMHALLREFGIALIDRKAGTHKTLVIANGKPLSQDRLVAGLGPIAAQIGADADRLDADYAGQAPRIDRLSIAQYLDLHADLMPEPWVRRLLEATSRSEYGAEPEAASALGLVFNLPTVEGRRVDVLGGADERYLIEGGSDTLPRALAARHANRIETGRRLVRIERDGGAMRLRFADGDSARADRVIVALPAGIAGRIAYDVPIPPIWHRFHKEIALGTNEKVQVATTARPGAQACGTGGEVWQTDAGGGWSQGWDGSVHGASGVSPVWTWYLGGDEALARTKPPRDQAASFAGAVARSMPELSPGSRVVRRTAWHRDPLIGGGYVNYAPGVLTRYAKLLWIEGAGHSRVDSGRIQFAGEHLSDAFPGYMNGAAQTGRMAAEALIGEGRAAAA